In Fructilactobacillus cliffordii, a single genomic region encodes these proteins:
- a CDS encoding asparaginase, with translation MKKILAIHTGGTISMSLDDQGSVVQNEKNPIDNNAGLGLDDIEVENDELLNLPSPQMTPATMLQVKNRIQQAISDGIDGVVVTHGTDTLEETAYFLDLTLPNTIPVVVTGAMRSSNEIGADGVFNFKSAIQVAASDAARNKGVLVVFNTGIYSARYVTKTHTTSVDTFKDPIYGTLGTVDHDQVIFAQQLIGSEYTEINHVVGGVYMVKAYAGMTGTIFEAIQAAQPTGVVIEAMGAGNLPKATLPAVQSLLDAGIPVVLVSRCFSGYAQPIYAYTGGGIELQSMGLVFCEQLNGPKARIKLIVGLSCGKSGYALQEYMSNALS, from the coding sequence ATGAAGAAAATTTTAGCCATCCACACGGGGGGCACGATTTCGATGTCCCTAGATGATCAGGGCAGTGTGGTCCAAAATGAAAAAAATCCCATCGACAATAATGCCGGCTTGGGATTGGATGACATTGAAGTGGAAAATGACGAGTTATTGAATTTGCCATCACCGCAGATGACACCGGCCACGATGTTACAGGTTAAAAATCGGATTCAGCAAGCAATTTCCGACGGGATTGATGGGGTCGTGGTGACCCACGGGACCGATACCTTGGAAGAAACGGCTTATTTTCTAGATTTAACCCTGCCGAACACGATTCCCGTGGTCGTAACGGGAGCGATGCGATCTTCCAACGAAATTGGGGCCGACGGGGTGTTTAACTTTAAGAGCGCGATTCAGGTGGCGGCTTCCGATGCGGCCCGCAACAAGGGCGTCCTGGTGGTCTTTAACACCGGGATTTATTCAGCGCGGTACGTGACCAAGACTCATACGACCAGCGTGGATACTTTTAAGGACCCAATTTATGGAACCCTGGGAACGGTTGATCACGATCAGGTGATTTTTGCGCAACAATTAATTGGCAGTGAGTATACTGAAATTAACCACGTGGTAGGCGGCGTGTACATGGTGAAGGCCTACGCGGGCATGACCGGGACCATCTTTGAAGCAATTCAGGCAGCCCAGCCGACGGGCGTCGTGATTGAAGCAATGGGAGCGGGAAATCTCCCGAAGGCCACTTTGCCAGCGGTGCAAAGTTTACTGGACGCTGGCATTCCAGTGGTGTTAGTTTCGCGGTGCTTTAGCGGATATGCCCAACCAATTTATGCCTACACCGGGGGTGGGATTGAGCTGCAGTCCATGGGACTGGTTTTTTGCGAACAACTCAACGGACCGAAAGCCCGAATTAAACTAATCGTTGGATTAAGCTGTGGAAAAAGCGGTTATGCTTTACAGGAGTACATGTCCAACGCGCTTTCGTAA